A part of Lacibacter sp. H407 genomic DNA contains:
- the rpoB gene encoding DNA-directed RNA polymerase subunit beta, which translates to MSSSRVAANKRINFGKVKHLAEIPDLLGIQIQSFKEYFQLETTPDKRNIEGLFRVFKENFPITDTRNIFVLEFLDYFIDPPRYSIDECMERGLTYAVPLKAKLRLSCNDEEHVDFQTIVQDVFLGNIPYMTPRGTFVINGAERVVVSQLHRSPGVFFGQSIHPNGTKIYSARVIPFKGAWMEFATDINNVMYAYIDRKKKFPVTTLLRSIGFETDKDILELFGMADEVKTDKKALEKYEGKRLAARVLRSWVEDFVDEDTGEVVSIERNEVVLERDSILDAEAIEMISEMDVKSVFIQKEEVSGDFAIIYNTLNKDTSNSELEAVQHIYRQLRGADAPDNETARGIIDKLFFSDKRYDLGEVGRYKINRKLGLNFPIEKKVLTKDDIISIIKYLVKLTNAKAEIDDIDHLSNRRVRTVGEQLYAQFGVGLARMARTIRERMNVRDNEVFTPVDLINARTLSSVINSFFGTSQLSQFLDQTNPLSEITHKRRISALGPGGLSRERAGFEVRDVHYSHYGRLCTIETPEGPNIGLISTLCVHATVNDMGFIETPYRKVENGKADVKNLTYLSAEEEDTAKIAQVNIAIDDKGNITEEKVRSRESGDFPILERAEVEYMDVAPNQIVGLSASLIPFLEHDDANRALMGSNMQRQAVPLVRPQAPIVGTGLEAMAARDSRIQLNSEGKGVVEYVDANEIHVRYERNEEQRLVSFEEDLKIYKLTKFIKTNQSTCINLKPAVKKGQAVKEGDFLTEGYAVKDGELALGRNLKVAFMPWKGYNFEDAIVINEKVVKEDLFTSVHVEEYELEVRDTKLGEEELTPDIPNVSEEATKDLDQNGIIRIGAAIKEGDILIGKITPKGESDPTPEEKLLRAIFGDKAGDAKDASLKAPSGTEGVVIDKKLFQRAKKDKNGKIREKALLEKVEKIHEKNTADLLDVLLSKLLSLLQTKTSAGVNNNFGESLIGKGAKFNQKNLATIDYANVNPLGWTGDATTDEWINQLLHNYNIKYNEELGRYKREKFNISIGDELPAGVLKLAKVYLAVKRKLKVGDKMAGRHGNKGIVAKIVRQEDMPFLEDGTPVDIVLNPLGVPSRMNLGQIYETVLGWAGEKLGVKFATPIFDGATVEEIADHIEQAGLPKFGHTFLYDGETGERFHQKATVGIIYMIKLHHMVDDKMHARSIGPYSLITQQPLGGKAQFGGQRFGEMEVWALEAYGASNILQELLTLKSDDIMGRAKTYEAIVKGDNVPRPGIPESFNVLVHELRGLGLDLKFEE; encoded by the coding sequence ATGTCTTCATCAAGAGTTGCAGCAAACAAGAGAATTAATTTCGGAAAAGTAAAACACCTCGCAGAAATTCCAGACCTGTTAGGTATCCAGATTCAATCTTTTAAAGAGTACTTCCAGTTGGAAACTACTCCTGACAAACGTAACATTGAAGGGTTATTCCGAGTGTTCAAGGAAAACTTTCCTATCACTGATACACGTAACATTTTCGTACTGGAATTCTTAGATTATTTTATTGATCCACCCCGTTACTCTATTGATGAGTGTATGGAGCGTGGATTAACATATGCGGTTCCTCTTAAAGCCAAACTTCGTTTGAGCTGTAATGATGAGGAGCACGTTGATTTCCAAACCATCGTTCAGGATGTGTTTTTAGGAAACATTCCTTACATGACTCCCCGTGGCACATTCGTGATCAACGGTGCTGAGCGTGTAGTGGTATCGCAATTGCACCGTTCACCCGGTGTATTCTTCGGTCAATCAATTCACCCCAACGGAACGAAGATCTACTCTGCAAGAGTAATTCCGTTCAAAGGTGCGTGGATGGAGTTTGCAACAGACATCAATAACGTGATGTATGCTTACATCGATCGTAAGAAAAAATTCCCTGTAACAACATTGTTACGTTCGATCGGCTTTGAAACAGACAAGGACATCCTTGAACTGTTTGGTATGGCTGATGAAGTAAAAACAGATAAGAAAGCATTGGAGAAATATGAAGGCAAGCGTTTGGCTGCACGTGTACTCCGTAGCTGGGTTGAAGACTTCGTAGATGAAGATACAGGTGAAGTAGTGAGTATTGAGCGTAACGAAGTGGTATTGGAGCGTGATTCGATCCTGGATGCTGAAGCAATTGAAATGATCAGCGAAATGGATGTGAAGAGCGTGTTCATCCAGAAAGAAGAAGTGAGTGGTGATTTTGCGATCATCTACAACACATTGAATAAAGACACTTCGAACAGTGAGTTGGAAGCGGTACAGCACATCTATCGCCAATTGCGTGGTGCTGATGCTCCTGATAACGAAACTGCACGTGGTATCATTGATAAATTATTCTTCAGCGATAAGCGTTATGATCTCGGTGAAGTTGGTCGTTATAAGATCAACCGTAAACTTGGATTGAATTTCCCGATCGAGAAGAAGGTATTAACGAAAGATGATATCATCTCCATCATTAAGTATTTGGTGAAATTAACCAATGCGAAAGCTGAGATCGATGATATTGATCACCTCAGTAACCGTCGTGTACGTACAGTGGGCGAGCAGTTATATGCTCAGTTCGGTGTAGGTCTTGCACGTATGGCCCGTACAATTCGTGAAAGAATGAACGTACGTGACAACGAGGTGTTTACTCCGGTTGATCTGATCAATGCAAGAACATTGTCATCTGTGATCAACTCATTCTTTGGTACATCACAGTTATCACAGTTCTTAGATCAAACAAACCCTCTGAGTGAGATCACGCACAAGCGTCGTATCTCCGCACTCGGACCAGGTGGTTTGAGTCGTGAAAGAGCAGGTTTCGAGGTGCGTGACGTACACTATTCTCACTACGGTCGTCTTTGTACCATTGAAACACCGGAAGGACCAAACATTGGTTTGATCTCTACTTTGTGTGTGCATGCTACTGTAAACGATATGGGCTTTATTGAAACGCCTTATCGTAAAGTTGAGAATGGTAAAGCAGATGTAAAAAATCTTACGTACTTGAGTGCGGAAGAAGAAGATACAGCGAAAATTGCACAGGTAAATATTGCGATTGACGATAAAGGAAACATCACTGAAGAGAAAGTTCGTTCACGTGAAAGTGGCGACTTCCCGATCCTCGAAAGAGCAGAGGTGGAATACATGGACGTTGCGCCAAACCAGATCGTTGGTTTGAGTGCATCGTTAATTCCGTTCCTGGAGCATGATGATGCCAACCGTGCGTTGATGGGATCGAACATGCAACGTCAGGCGGTTCCGCTTGTACGTCCGCAGGCGCCTATTGTTGGTACCGGTTTGGAAGCAATGGCAGCAAGAGATTCACGTATTCAGTTGAACTCTGAAGGAAAAGGTGTGGTAGAATATGTTGATGCCAACGAAATTCATGTTCGTTACGAACGTAATGAAGAACAACGTTTGGTAAGCTTTGAAGAAGATCTCAAAATTTATAAGCTCACCAAGTTTATCAAAACAAACCAAAGCACTTGTATTAATCTGAAACCGGCTGTGAAAAAAGGTCAGGCAGTAAAAGAAGGCGACTTCCTTACTGAAGGTTATGCAGTGAAAGATGGTGAGTTGGCATTGGGTCGTAACCTGAAAGTGGCGTTCATGCCTTGGAAAGGTTACAACTTTGAGGATGCCATCGTTATCAATGAGAAAGTTGTGAAAGAAGATCTTTTCACATCTGTACACGTTGAAGAATACGAACTCGAAGTGCGTGATACAAAGTTGGGTGAAGAAGAATTAACTCCGGATATTCCAAACGTAAGTGAGGAAGCAACCAAAGACCTGGATCAGAACGGTATCATCCGTATTGGTGCAGCCATTAAAGAAGGCGATATTCTCATTGGTAAGATCACACCAAAAGGTGAAAGCGATCCAACTCCGGAAGAGAAGTTGTTACGTGCCATCTTTGGTGATAAAGCAGGTGATGCAAAAGATGCATCTCTGAAAGCTCCAAGCGGAACGGAAGGTGTTGTAATTGATAAGAAATTATTCCAACGAGCCAAGAAAGATAAGAATGGTAAGATCCGTGAAAAAGCTTTGCTTGAAAAAGTAGAGAAGATCCACGAGAAGAATACTGCTGATCTGCTGGATGTATTGTTGAGCAAATTGTTATCACTGTTGCAAACAAAAACGTCTGCAGGTGTTAACAACAACTTTGGTGAATCATTAATTGGAAAAGGTGCGAAGTTCAATCAGAAAAATCTTGCAACCATCGACTATGCAAACGTTAACCCGTTAGGCTGGACAGGTGATGCAACAACTGATGAGTGGATCAACCAATTGTTACACAACTACAACATCAAGTATAACGAAGAACTCGGCCGTTACAAGCGTGAGAAATTCAACATCTCTATTGGTGATGAATTACCGGCTGGTGTATTGAAACTTGCGAAGGTTTATTTAGCTGTGAAGCGTAAACTGAAAGTGGGTGATAAAATGGCGGGTCGTCACGGTAACAAAGGTATCGTTGCCAAGATCGTTCGTCAGGAAGATATGCCGTTCCTCGAAGACGGAACACCTGTTGATATTGTATTGAACCCATTGGGTGTACCTAGTCGTATGAACCTTGGACAGATCTATGAAACTGTACTTGGCTGGGCTGGTGAAAAACTCGGGGTGAAGTTCGCTACGCCGATCTTCGATGGTGCTACAGTAGAAGAAATTGCAGATCATATTGAGCAGGCAGGTTTACCGAAGTTTGGCCATACATTTTTGTATGATGGTGAAACAGGTGAGCGCTTCCACCAGAAGGCTACAGTTGGTATCATTTACATGATCAAACTGCACCACATGGTTGATGATAAGATGCACGCCCGTTCTATCGGACCATACAGCTTGATTACACAACAACCGTTGGGTGGTAAGGCACAGTTCGGTGGTCAGCGTTTCGGTGAAATGGAGGTGTGGGCATTGGAAGCATACGGTGCATCCAACATCCTGCAGGAATTACTTACACTCAAATCAGATGATATCATGGGTCGTGCAAAAACCTATGAAGCAATCGTAAAAGGTGATAACGTACCACGTCCTGGTATTCCTGAATCATTCAATGTATTGGTTCATGAATTAAGAGGCTTGGGACTTGACCTGAAATTTGAAGAGTAA
- the rpoC gene encoding DNA-directed RNA polymerase subunit beta' has protein sequence MAFRKENRQRPTFSKITIGLASPDTILERSFGEVLKPETINYRTYKPERDGLFCERIFGPVKDFECACGKYKRIRYKGIVCDRCGVEVTEKKVRRERMGHIKLVVPVVHIWYFKSLPNKIGYLLGVSSKKLETIVYYERYVVIQPGVKENMVMGDLLTEEEYLDLLDTLPKDNQYLPDEDPMKFIAKMGAEAVHDMLQRIDLDQLSYDLRNAAATETSQQRKADALKRLSVVEAFRDANLRITNRPEWMVMQYIPVIPPELRPLVPLDGGRFASSDLNDLYRRVIIRNNRLKRLLEIKAPEVILRNEKRMLQEAIDSLFDNSRKSNAVKAEGGRALKSLSDVLKGKQGRFRQNLLGKRVDYSGRSVIVVGPEMKLHECGLPKDMAAELFKPFIIRKLIERGIVKTVKSARKLVDKKEAIVWDILENILKGHPIMLNRAPTLHRLSIQAFQPKLIEGKAIQLHPLVCSAFNADFDGDQMAVHVPLSNAAVLEAQLLMLASHNILNPQNGQPITLPSQDMVLGLYYISKGKKTTDTEIVKGSGKAFYSAEEVIIAYNEKQIDLHAWIKVKANVLEKGQLVNKLIDTTVGRVIFNQFVPKEVGYVNALLTKKNLREIIGDIIEITNVPKTAKFLDDIKTLGFRTAFQGGLSFNINDLLVPEIKEQLVENAQGEVDEVWDSYNMGLITNNERYNQIIDIWSRVDTRVTETLIREMAADKQGFNSVFMMLDSGARGSKQQVKQLAGIRGLMAKPRKSGSTGSEIIENPVLSNFKDGLSVLDYFISTHGARKGLADTALKTADAGYLTRRLVDVAQDVVIKDEDCGTLRGIATSALKDNEDIIEPLSDRIEGRTSLHNVYDPLTDAIIVNAGEEISHALARQIEEAGIETVEIRSVLTCESKRGVCVKCYGKNLATGAVAQKGDAVGIIAAQSIGEPGTQLTLRTFHVGGVAGSASVESSLPAKFDGTIQFDGLRTVTTTNNEGEKVQMVIGRTGEVRIMDLKNDRLLITNNIPYGATLTVKEGQQVKKGDSICKWDPFNNVVVAEIAGAIKFENILDGITFREQADEQTGHREKVVIETKDKTKIPALLVEGPKETKTYNLPVGSHIVMEEGEEVIAGQVLVKIPRVLGKLRDITGGLPRVTELFEARNPGNPAIVSEIDGVVSFGNIKRGNREIIVTSKDEVVKKYLVPLTRQILAQEGDFIKAGVPLSDGAIAPADILTIKGPFAVQEYVVNEIQEVYRLQGVKINDKHIETIVRQMMKKVEIIDAGDTKFLEEDLVDRFEFNEENDRIFDKKVVTEPGDSNKFRPGQIVTLREFREENSILRRADKKLVEVRDAHSATAQPVLLGITKASLGVQSWISAASFQETTKVLSTAAIEGKTDELLGLKENVITGHPIPAGTGLREFENMIVGSKEEYELLLTTKEAMSFDDEE, from the coding sequence ATGGCATTCAGAAAAGAAAACCGTCAGAGGCCTACGTTTTCAAAAATCACCATCGGTCTTGCATCTCCTGATACAATTCTGGAACGCAGCTTTGGTGAGGTGTTAAAGCCGGAAACCATCAACTATCGTACGTACAAACCTGAGCGTGATGGTTTGTTTTGCGAACGCATTTTTGGACCGGTAAAAGATTTCGAATGTGCTTGTGGTAAATACAAGCGTATCCGTTACAAGGGTATTGTGTGCGATCGTTGTGGTGTGGAAGTAACGGAAAAGAAAGTACGTCGTGAGCGTATGGGGCACATCAAATTGGTAGTACCTGTTGTTCATATCTGGTATTTCAAATCATTGCCGAATAAAATTGGTTACCTGTTAGGCGTAAGCTCTAAGAAATTAGAGACCATCGTTTACTACGAACGCTATGTCGTTATTCAACCGGGCGTAAAAGAAAACATGGTAATGGGTGATCTTCTTACAGAAGAAGAATACCTCGATCTGCTAGATACATTACCAAAAGATAATCAATACCTGCCTGATGAAGATCCAATGAAATTCATCGCCAAGATGGGTGCTGAAGCTGTGCACGATATGTTGCAGCGTATTGATCTGGATCAATTGAGCTACGACTTACGTAATGCAGCTGCAACTGAAACTTCACAACAACGTAAAGCAGATGCGTTAAAGCGTTTGAGCGTTGTAGAAGCTTTCCGTGATGCAAATCTTCGCATTACAAACCGTCCTGAATGGATGGTTATGCAATACATTCCTGTTATTCCACCCGAACTGCGTCCGTTAGTTCCATTGGATGGTGGTCGTTTTGCATCTTCTGATCTGAATGATCTCTATCGTCGTGTAATCATCCGTAATAATCGTTTGAAAAGATTGCTGGAGATCAAAGCTCCTGAAGTAATCCTTCGTAACGAGAAGCGTATGTTACAGGAAGCGATCGATTCATTGTTCGATAACTCACGTAAATCAAATGCAGTGAAAGCCGAAGGCGGACGTGCATTGAAATCATTGAGTGATGTATTGAAAGGTAAACAAGGTCGTTTCCGTCAGAACTTGCTTGGTAAGCGTGTTGACTATTCCGGTCGTTCGGTAATTGTGGTAGGTCCTGAAATGAAATTGCATGAGTGCGGTTTACCAAAGGATATGGCGGCTGAACTGTTCAAACCATTTATCATCCGTAAGCTGATTGAAAGAGGTATCGTAAAAACAGTGAAGTCTGCACGTAAACTCGTGGACAAGAAAGAAGCCATTGTTTGGGATATCCTTGAAAATATATTGAAAGGTCACCCGATCATGTTAAACCGTGCCCCAACGTTGCACCGTTTATCGATCCAGGCCTTCCAACCGAAATTGATTGAAGGAAAAGCGATCCAGCTTCACCCGCTCGTATGTTCTGCGTTCAACGCCGATTTCGATGGTGATCAGATGGCGGTTCACGTTCCATTGAGTAATGCAGCTGTATTAGAAGCTCAGTTGTTGATGCTTGCATCACACAACATCCTTAACCCGCAGAACGGACAGCCAATTACGCTTCCTTCTCAGGACATGGTACTCGGTTTGTATTACATCTCAAAAGGAAAGAAAACAACTGATACTGAAATTGTAAAAGGTTCAGGTAAGGCGTTCTATTCTGCTGAAGAGGTGATCATTGCTTACAACGAAAAGCAAATTGACCTGCACGCATGGATCAAAGTAAAAGCCAATGTGCTGGAGAAAGGACAGTTGGTAAATAAACTCATTGACACAACAGTGGGTCGTGTAATCTTTAATCAGTTTGTACCGAAAGAAGTTGGTTATGTAAATGCATTATTAACGAAGAAGAACTTGCGTGAGATCATTGGTGATATCATTGAAATTACCAACGTTCCTAAAACAGCGAAGTTCCTTGATGATATCAAAACACTTGGTTTCCGTACAGCCTTCCAGGGTGGATTGTCGTTCAACATTAACGATTTGCTCGTTCCTGAAATTAAAGAGCAATTAGTTGAGAATGCACAAGGTGAAGTTGATGAAGTGTGGGATAGCTACAACATGGGTCTTATCACCAATAACGAGCGTTACAATCAGATCATTGATATCTGGAGCCGTGTTGATACACGTGTAACAGAAACATTGATCCGTGAAATGGCGGCCGATAAGCAAGGTTTCAACTCCGTGTTTATGATGTTGGATAGTGGAGCCCGTGGTAGCAAGCAACAGGTAAAACAGTTGGCTGGTATCAGAGGTTTGATGGCGAAGCCACGTAAATCTGGTTCTACCGGAAGTGAGATCATTGAGAATCCTGTATTGAGCAACTTTAAAGATGGCTTGAGCGTATTGGATTACTTTATCTCTACCCACGGTGCCCGTAAAGGTTTGGCCGATACTGCCTTGAAAACAGCGGATGCCGGTTACCTTACCCGTCGTTTGGTTGACGTTGCACAAGACGTTGTGATCAAAGATGAGGATTGCGGTACACTGCGTGGTATTGCTACAAGTGCATTAAAAGATAACGAAGATATTATTGAACCATTGAGCGATCGTATTGAAGGTCGTACATCATTACACAATGTGTATGATCCGTTAACTGATGCGATCATTGTAAATGCAGGTGAAGAAATTTCGCATGCACTTGCACGTCAAATCGAAGAAGCGGGTATTGAAACGGTTGAAATACGTTCAGTACTTACTTGCGAAAGCAAGCGTGGTGTATGTGTGAAGTGTTATGGTAAAAACCTTGCAACAGGTGCAGTAGCACAAAAAGGTGATGCCGTTGGTATCATTGCTGCACAGTCAATTGGTGAGCCAGGTACACAGCTTACTCTCCGTACCTTCCACGTGGGTGGTGTTGCCGGTTCTGCATCAGTAGAATCTTCATTGCCTGCTAAGTTTGATGGTACCATCCAGTTCGATGGTTTACGTACAGTAACTACCACGAATAATGAAGGTGAAAAAGTACAGATGGTTATTGGTCGTACAGGTGAAGTAAGGATCATGGATTTGAAAAATGATCGCTTGCTCATCACCAACAATATTCCATATGGTGCTACATTAACTGTGAAAGAAGGACAGCAGGTGAAGAAAGGTGATTCGATCTGTAAGTGGGATCCGTTCAACAACGTAGTAGTTGCTGAAATTGCAGGTGCTATTAAGTTTGAAAACATTCTTGATGGTATCACATTCCGTGAGCAGGCTGATGAACAAACTGGTCACCGTGAGAAAGTGGTAATTGAAACAAAAGATAAAACCAAGATCCCTGCACTGTTAGTGGAAGGGCCGAAGGAAACGAAAACATACAACCTGCCGGTAGGATCACACATTGTGATGGAAGAAGGTGAAGAAGTAATTGCAGGTCAGGTGTTGGTGAAAATTCCACGTGTACTTGGTAAGCTTCGTGATATTACCGGTGGTCTTCCACGTGTAACAGAATTGTTTGAAGCTCGTAACCCGGGTAACCCTGCTATCGTTTCTGAAATTGATGGTGTGGTATCCTTTGGTAACATCAAGCGTGGTAACCGTGAGATCATTGTAACAAGTAAAGATGAAGTGGTGAAGAAGTACCTCGTACCTCTTACACGTCAGATCCTTGCACAGGAAGGTGATTTCATTAAAGCAGGTGTTCCATTAAGTGATGGAGCTATTGCACCGGCTGATATTCTTACCATCAAAGGACCGTTTGCAGTACAGGAATACGTAGTAAATGAGATCCAGGAAGTATATCGTTTACAAGGTGTGAAGATCAACGACAAACATATCGAAACCATCGTTCGTCAAATGATGAAGAAGGTAGAGATCATTGATGCAGGTGATACGAAGTTCCTTGAAGAAGATTTGGTTGATCGTTTCGAATTCAACGAAGAGAACGACCGCATCTTTGATAAGAAAGTAGTAACAGAGCCAGGCGATAGCAATAAATTCCGTCCGGGACAAATTGTTACACTGCGTGAGTTCCGTGAAGAAAACAGTATCCTGCGTCGTGCCGATAAAAAGCTGGTAGAAGTGAGAGATGCTCATTCTGCAACTGCTCAACCGGTATTGCTGGGTATTACCAAAGCTTCATTGGGCGTACAAAGCTGGATCTCTGCTGCATCGTTCCAGGAAACAACAAAAGTGTTGAGTACTGCTGCAATTGAAGGTAAAACTGATGAATTACTGGGCTTGAAAGAGAACGTAATTACCGGTCACCCGATCCCTGCAGGTACAGGCTTACGTGAATTTGAAAACATGATCGTAGGTAGCAAGGAAGAATATGAATTGCTTCTTACAACCAAAGAAGCCATGAGCTTCGATGACGAAGAGTAA
- a CDS encoding OmpH family outer membrane protein, translating into MKSIQSILLVIIAAAVAVLYVLHFSGKKPVETGRTSVKKDSADAKEQHIRVAYIDLDTIQKYYEFFKLKNDDIEREKTRYDNQIQSDLNKLERDRIEFLKKGQAITQVEAEKFQQEYQTRYQQIGQRQQTLQGQHLENQAKAIDAIQKRINEYLKEYNKEGKYNFIFSTQEGNPTLYFKDTAFNITSEVVKGLNDTYKQTKKQ; encoded by the coding sequence ATGAAAAGTATTCAAAGCATTTTACTAGTGATCATAGCAGCAGCGGTGGCTGTGCTTTACGTGTTGCATTTTAGCGGAAAAAAGCCTGTTGAAACAGGAAGAACGTCTGTGAAAAAAGACAGTGCCGATGCAAAAGAACAGCATATACGTGTTGCGTATATCGATCTCGATACCATTCAGAAGTATTATGAATTCTTCAAACTGAAGAACGATGATATTGAACGTGAAAAAACACGCTACGATAATCAGATTCAAAGCGACTTGAATAAACTGGAACGTGACCGTATTGAATTCCTGAAAAAAGGCCAGGCCATTACACAGGTTGAAGCAGAGAAATTTCAACAGGAATATCAAACACGTTACCAACAGATTGGTCAACGTCAACAAACTCTGCAAGGGCAGCACCTGGAGAACCAGGCAAAGGCCATTGATGCAATTCAAAAACGCATCAATGAATACCTGAAAGAATATAACAAAGAAGGTAAATATAATTTCATCTTCTCTACACAGGAAGGTAATCCTACGTTGTACTTTAAGGATACCGCTTTCAACATTACAAGTGAAGTTGTAAAAGGCCTCAACGACACGTACAAGCAAACCAAGAAGCAATAG
- a CDS encoding APC family permease: MSATQQEFKPSLSLLDATMMVAGSMIGSGIFIVSADITRNVGSAGWLLVVWLITGFMTLTAAVSYGELSAMFPKAGGQYVYLKEAFNKLAGFLYGWSFFTVIQTATIAAVGVAFSKFTGYFIPELDIKDENILFQFGVFKLYPAQIVSILVIALLTYINTRGVKGGKAIQTVFTITKLLSLFGLIVFGLLLAAKADVWNANWSNAWEMNKLSEGGMIAGVAGSAVLGAIAASMAGSIFSSDAWNSVTFIAGEIKNPKRNIGLSLFLGTLIVTLIYVAANVMYISVLPLNGGEQSIAFAKQDRVAVAAANEIFGSIGTYVIAVMIMISTFGCINGLVLSGARVYYTMAQDGLFFKQAGTLNKNAVPQWALWAQCVWASLLCLSGQYGDLLDMISFVVVLFYVLTIIGIFVLRVKRPDIERPYKAFAYPILPIIYIILGLTFCFFLITMKPLYAGIGFGIVLLGIPVYYIAVANQKKPV, translated from the coding sequence ATGAGCGCTACACAACAGGAATTTAAACCATCCTTAAGTTTACTGGATGCTACTATGATGGTGGCAGGTTCCATGATCGGTTCAGGTATTTTTATTGTAAGTGCCGATATTACACGTAACGTTGGCAGTGCAGGTTGGTTGTTGGTTGTATGGCTTATTACGGGATTCATGACCTTAACTGCTGCTGTTAGCTATGGTGAGTTAAGTGCCATGTTTCCAAAAGCAGGCGGCCAATACGTTTACCTCAAAGAAGCATTTAATAAGCTTGCTGGTTTTCTATACGGCTGGAGTTTCTTCACTGTTATTCAAACCGCAACCATTGCGGCAGTAGGTGTTGCGTTCTCAAAATTCACCGGATATTTTATTCCTGAATTAGACATTAAAGATGAGAATATATTGTTCCAGTTTGGTGTGTTTAAGTTATATCCCGCACAGATCGTTTCTATACTTGTAATTGCATTACTTACTTATATCAATACGAGAGGAGTAAAGGGCGGTAAAGCCATACAAACGGTATTTACCATTACAAAACTTCTCTCACTTTTTGGGTTGATTGTATTTGGATTATTGCTTGCTGCAAAAGCTGATGTGTGGAATGCCAATTGGAGCAACGCATGGGAAATGAATAAACTTTCCGAAGGTGGAATGATCGCTGGTGTGGCAGGCAGTGCAGTGTTAGGTGCCATTGCAGCTTCAATGGCCGGCTCTATTTTTAGTAGTGATGCATGGAACAGTGTAACGTTTATTGCAGGTGAAATTAAAAATCCAAAACGAAATATTGGCTTAAGTCTTTTCCTGGGAACATTGATCGTTACACTTATTTATGTTGCAGCGAATGTGATGTACATAAGTGTACTTCCTTTGAACGGCGGAGAACAAAGCATTGCATTTGCCAAACAAGATCGTGTAGCTGTGGCTGCAGCAAATGAAATTTTTGGAAGTATCGGCACTTATGTAATTGCAGTGATGATCATGATCTCAACCTTTGGTTGTATCAATGGCCTTGTGTTATCAGGTGCACGTGTTTATTATACCATGGCGCAGGATGGTCTGTTTTTTAAACAGGCCGGAACATTAAATAAGAACGCAGTACCACAATGGGCATTGTGGGCACAATGCGTGTGGGCATCTTTACTTTGTTTAAGCGGACAGTATGGTGATCTGTTAGACATGATCTCTTTCGTAGTGGTGTTATTTTACGTGCTTACCATCATTGGCATTTTTGTATTGCGAGTAAAGCGTCCGGATATTGAACGCCCTTATAAGGCATTCGCTTATCCAATACTGCCGATTATTTATATTATTCTTGGATTGACGTTTTGTTTCTTCCTCATTACAATGAAACCTTTGTACGCAGGAATTGGTTTTGGAATTGTTTTGTTAGGTATTCCTGTTTATTATATTGCAGTTGCAAATCAAAAGAAGCCGGTTTAA